The Gemmata palustris genome includes a region encoding these proteins:
- a CDS encoding secretin N-terminal domain-containing protein, whose amino-acid sequence MRLRTLLAIVAVLFALPAFSRAKTQPASPPPEALPKVSDKQPSADALVAISDVRLDAALDDKTAPGSKDTLLDLAREGYQKALKQEPKNKNALLGIARFYARTDEKEKTVEAYKTYLTLNPSDADAACELAVTHARWKDWAGACSWCEFALKINPENHKAKKTHGFCLASAGKWDEAFAVLSQVMPEAQARHNLGGLLNRTGHTDASKTQLRLAVKADPTFTPARNLLSQIEGVAVAPAPRALPELVTKVYTVGDLVAPPAPLAGEAATTAYRKSIEELVQLVTGMVQPYTWKEHGGRGSVEYFDIGTALVVQNTPAVLEQVSDVIEVLHRLAPAAVSVAYEVRVLKVPAGFCERVGVKVARDTTLTPAQFQKLLEAAQGDRTASVTLFPKITAVNGQTATKKVGEEQSFVTGLEIIKVKGQIVYVPKNVAIFLGDALTLRGCVSADANYVHVQAGLARTHLVGPVELIPVATRITPVFEGGSQGQPVPFTQFIQVPDVRKEHVEKSAIVPTGETLVIGGWKEIEELQGKNPKSSREFEVVAFATVRVVKDVKSALGAALRAAPLPQPVAAPAVNNISAVYKLRNIAAADAVSAISTHLREKKQSATVVADPVSNAVLVSAQPATCRLIATALAALDKEQQQVIVHAMVVQVPRGFVAQSGLRADSAAGGNAWALSPREAQMLTGLFRAAKERGECDVLSRPQMCVCDNQTGYARVGQSVPVAVAPAGGSTGQRVEFVPTGIALRVTPRVAPDGKTVLLRTNLQITSVGNAVQVTTADGPGRTTPSFDTQTLEATVAVAFGDTLVVASPSRSNPDHSLTGAVSWLCGAQFETLVILTPERVAPAQEVRPAGWFTK is encoded by the coding sequence ATGCGGTTGCGCACCCTGCTCGCTATTGTGGCGGTCCTGTTCGCGCTGCCGGCCTTCTCGCGCGCGAAAACCCAGCCCGCATCGCCCCCACCGGAGGCGCTGCCCAAAGTCTCTGACAAACAGCCGTCCGCGGACGCACTGGTCGCGATCTCGGACGTGCGCCTCGACGCGGCACTCGATGACAAGACCGCGCCCGGGAGCAAGGACACGCTACTCGATCTGGCCCGCGAGGGGTACCAGAAGGCGCTGAAGCAGGAACCGAAGAACAAGAACGCGCTGCTCGGCATCGCCCGGTTCTACGCGCGCACCGACGAGAAGGAAAAAACCGTCGAAGCGTACAAGACGTACCTGACTCTCAACCCGTCCGACGCGGACGCGGCCTGCGAACTCGCGGTCACCCACGCGCGCTGGAAGGACTGGGCCGGTGCGTGCTCGTGGTGCGAGTTCGCCCTGAAGATCAACCCGGAGAACCACAAGGCCAAGAAGACGCACGGGTTCTGCCTCGCCAGCGCCGGGAAGTGGGACGAGGCGTTCGCGGTGCTGTCCCAGGTCATGCCGGAAGCTCAAGCCCGGCACAATCTCGGTGGGCTACTCAACCGCACCGGGCACACCGACGCGAGCAAGACACAGTTGCGGCTCGCCGTGAAAGCCGATCCGACCTTCACCCCGGCCCGCAATCTCCTGAGCCAAATCGAAGGCGTCGCGGTTGCTCCCGCGCCGCGCGCCCTCCCCGAGCTGGTCACGAAGGTTTACACCGTCGGTGATTTGGTCGCACCGCCCGCGCCACTCGCGGGTGAGGCCGCGACGACCGCGTACCGGAAGAGCATCGAGGAACTCGTTCAACTCGTGACCGGAATGGTCCAGCCGTACACGTGGAAGGAGCATGGCGGGCGCGGCAGCGTCGAATACTTCGACATCGGGACCGCACTGGTGGTGCAAAATACGCCCGCCGTTCTCGAGCAGGTCAGCGACGTGATCGAAGTGCTGCACCGGTTGGCGCCGGCGGCCGTTTCGGTGGCCTACGAGGTCCGGGTGCTGAAGGTGCCCGCCGGTTTTTGTGAGCGAGTGGGGGTGAAGGTCGCACGCGACACGACGCTGACGCCCGCCCAGTTCCAAAAGCTCCTCGAAGCGGCCCAGGGGGACCGCACCGCGAGTGTGACGCTGTTCCCGAAGATCACCGCGGTCAACGGCCAGACGGCGACCAAGAAGGTCGGCGAGGAGCAGTCCTTTGTGACCGGCCTCGAAATCATCAAGGTCAAGGGCCAGATCGTTTACGTCCCGAAGAACGTGGCGATCTTCCTCGGCGACGCACTCACGCTCCGGGGATGCGTCTCGGCCGACGCCAACTACGTTCACGTTCAAGCCGGGCTCGCGCGCACGCACCTGGTCGGCCCGGTCGAACTGATCCCGGTCGCCACGCGAATCACTCCGGTTTTCGAGGGCGGGAGCCAGGGCCAGCCGGTTCCGTTCACGCAATTCATTCAGGTGCCGGACGTGCGGAAAGAGCACGTCGAAAAATCGGCCATCGTTCCGACCGGTGAGACTCTCGTGATCGGCGGGTGGAAAGAGATCGAGGAGTTGCAGGGCAAGAATCCGAAGTCGAGCCGGGAGTTCGAGGTCGTTGCGTTTGCGACGGTGCGCGTGGTGAAGGACGTCAAATCGGCCCTGGGCGCGGCACTTAGGGCCGCGCCGCTGCCCCAACCCGTGGCCGCGCCCGCGGTGAATAACATCAGCGCCGTCTACAAACTGAGGAACATCGCCGCCGCAGACGCGGTGAGTGCCATCAGTACACACTTGAGGGAGAAGAAGCAGAGCGCGACGGTTGTGGCCGATCCGGTTTCCAACGCCGTGCTCGTTTCCGCTCAGCCGGCAACGTGTCGGTTGATTGCGACCGCGCTCGCGGCCCTTGACAAAGAGCAGCAGCAGGTGATCGTGCACGCGATGGTGGTGCAGGTACCCCGCGGGTTCGTGGCACAATCCGGGCTGCGTGCCGACAGTGCGGCCGGTGGGAACGCCTGGGCGCTGTCGCCGCGCGAGGCCCAGATGCTGACCGGGCTCTTTCGGGCCGCCAAGGAGCGCGGCGAGTGCGACGTACTGTCGCGCCCGCAGATGTGCGTCTGCGACAACCAGACGGGGTACGCCCGGGTCGGTCAGTCGGTGCCAGTTGCCGTGGCGCCCGCGGGCGGAAGCACCGGCCAGCGGGTCGAGTTCGTGCCGACCGGGATCGCGCTCCGCGTGACGCCGCGGGTTGCCCCGGACGGTAAGACGGTGCTCCTGCGCACGAATCTGCAGATCACTTCCGTGGGCAACGCGGTGCAGGTGACGACGGCGGATGGTCCCGGCCGTACCACTCCGTCGTTCGACACCCAAACACTGGAAGCGACGGTGGCCGTCGCTTTCGGGGACACGCTCGTTGTCGCGAGTCCCTCACGTTCCAACCCGGACCACTCGCTCACCGGCGCCGTGAGCTGGCTCTGCGGCGCGCAGTTCGAGACGCTCGTGATTCTCACGCCGGAGCGCGTCGCCCCGGCACAAGAGGTACGGCCCGCGGGGTGGTTCACGAAGTGA